In the Haloarcula salinisoli genome, CGGCGTAGCTGCCGTCAGCGTCTTGGAAACAGACGATACTCGGAGTCTTTGCGCCGGCCGGTAGCGAGAGGGGTTGCCAGTTGCTGCCGTCACCGATGTATGTCCGGCCAGTGTCGGTCGCCAAGAACTTCGCGTTCGTCTCGGGGGTGTACGCCGTTCGGTTCGCTTCGGTGTCCCTGACCTCGACGTCGTTGTCGATCTGTCTGAAGTTGTCGTTCAGGGGCTTGTGCCAATCTGTCGACCCCTCTTGGGGGATACTGTAGCCGTGATTCGAGTCAGTGTTGTCGTTTGTTGCCATAATTACACGCTCTTTGTCTGCTAACCGTCACAGTTCACCGGGAACCAATATCGGATTTGATTTTTTGAGACTCGCCTTCCGGCAGAAGTCGCTAGTTAGTCTATCTGCCGGACGACCGATATGCTGAAATATCGCACAGGGAAGCGTTTTGAGTTCAATTCTGTGGGTCACTGGATTGCATATTGGATAATATCTCCAGCCGTATTGAATGCACAGCTCTAGTTATCAATATTGGTATTTGGAACTGATATATCAGGCTGTATCATGGACTACTCTGCTATCTCACTGGGCTACTATCTCGTTACGATTGCATCGTCAGAGTCTCCGCGAACGTCGCGCGAAGCTGGGCCGAGAGAGATTCCCAGGTGTAGTTTTCAGCAGCCGATCGTTGGCCGTTTGTCCCTAGCCGTCGTCGGAGCGACTCGTCCGAACCCAAGCGGTCAATTGCGCCGAAAAAGTCGGCTTTCTCCGCAAGCAGCAGATCTTCGCCGGCCTCCAACTCGAATCCCCGTGACCCGAACGGTGTCGAAACCACCGGTAGTTCCGCGGCAAAGTAATCCAGGAGTTTCACGTTCGAGCCGCCGCCGCTGAATATCGGATTCAGTGCAATATCAGCCATCGCTAGCGCTGCCTGGAGATCTTCGACGTAGCCCGTCGTGTGCACGTTCTCCTGCTCGGTTTCGATGCTGTCGCCGGAGTCACCGAGAATCAGGAGGTGGTATTCCTCGTCCAGCTTCGACCAGTTCTCGGCGAGCCAGTCGGCGGCTTCGACGTTGGGACCGTAATCTGAGCCCAGGAAGGTCGCGACGACTCCATCGTCTGGGATATCGTACTTGGCTCGTGGGGCTGGTGTAGTCGTCCCCGTAATGCGCTCACCAGCAATACCGTTCGGGATGACCGCCGTCGCGGACGCGTCTTTCGAAAACTGATCACAGTCGCGCTCGGTCGTACAGACAACGAGATCCGACTTTCGGGCTGCTGCTTCCTCTACGCGCCGATACCGGTTCCCGAAGGACTTACTGAGCCAGCCGTCGTTAGTTGAGAGGTACCGTTCGTACTCGATGTTGTGGCTGGAGTACACCGTCGGTGTCGACGTGTTCTCCGCCAGGAAAACCGCGATGTGTGGACTGTCAGCCATCACGACGTCGGCCTCGTTCACCTGTTCGACAATCCTGTCGCCCACCCACGACTTGAGCGTTGCTGGCCACGCGAAAACGGGACAGCCCAAGTGTCCCACTATTTTCGGGATGTCGTGCAAGATACTGTAATGCCGCTTCTCGACTAAAGCAGGGGTTAGCTCCACCTCCTCTTCTAGCAGCTCCCCCTCCTCGTGATACGTCGCCAGTATCCCTGAACAGCAGTAGCGGTGGACGAAGTCGTCGCTCTCAGTAAACGACAGCATCAACCCGTGCGTTCGCTGATACCCCCCCGTATCCGGTGGATAAGCCCGATTTCCGGCCGTCACCTGGAGAACATTCATTACCGACGTATACACCGAGAATTTATATGGCTCTTCCGGAAGGGGGAGAAGCGAAAACAATATACTTTGAAGCCGATATTAATCAAAAAGTGTTAGCACAGCTTTCGAAAGTTTCGCGGCCCCGAACGGTTCTTTACTACTCTTTCGGAGTGATCGCTCTCGCTACTATCGGCTCGCTGAGTGACGTCCCAATCGGCGCTCCGCTCGTCGCTCTCTGTGTGCTCGCAACGGGAAGTTTTCTGCTCGAACATATGGATCTCTCGCCGGTCGAACGGTTGATTCTCGTTCCAGCGGTCGGGATTTCGTTACTGGCTGCCTCGTCGTTGTTGATTCCGCTCCTTTCGGGCCTGGGACTTCTTGCAGCACCGATCCATCAACCGCTGGTCGTTGCGACTGCGGTATCCCTTCCGACGATCGCCGCAATAATGTATTGGGCCTCGCAACCGAATCCGACAGTACCAACTGTCGACATCTCATCCCGGCTGCTAATTCCGTCGCTGCCAGTCCTCCTCGGTGGCGGGGGCGCACTGATTCAACAACAGTACGGACTGGTATCACAGAACTTCGTCGTCATGGGGCTGCTGGTCGTCTGTGGACCCCTGCTGGTCTATTGGGCCCAGACAGATTTCGAAACGGCTGTGGCGCTTTTTGGCCTGGCGACGGGTGTCCTGCTCTCGCACACACTGGTGACCGGGTACGCCGTGGGCATCGACGTGCAGATGAGCTTGAACACTATCGATTACGTTACCGATGTCGGGAGTTGGTCAGTGCAGGACGTGTTCTTCAAACGGGGTGCCAGCGCCGTCGGTCTGAGTGAGCTGGTTGGGTACATAGGATCGGAGCGGGCCCACACCGGGCTGCCAGTGATCGTCGGCATACCCATTCTTTTCGAGACGGTCGGAAACGTCGCCCCCGATGCTGTCTTCGATATCGTCTACGTGGCCGTGTTCGGACTGACTCCAGCGGCAGTGTTCCGTATCGGACGCCAGCGACTCTCGAGAAAAGAAGCGTTCGCCGCAGGCGTGCTCGTCATCGCGTACTACAGGTTCTTCCACACGTCCCCGGCGAAACAGCACATGGCGCAGTTCTTCATGGCAGCCCTGCTGGTCGGATGGGTGGCAAACATCAGGTCGTCACACCGGAACGCCATTGCGGCAATCGTTGCCATCGGGATTGTCTTTTCACATTACACAGTTACGTTCCTGTTCCTCGGGTTCATCATCTTGACATATGTATTAAAGAAGTGGTACGCGGAGCCCGACTCGCTCTCGGCAGTGTCGGCTCTCTTCGTATCGTACTTCTATGCTGTCGTCATCATCTGGTACGGGATTTTCACCGGCGGGAAAAAGCCTCTCGCGGCGTTATCGGCTATCCTCGCTTCAATCGAGTCAGTACTGACCAGTGGGTCTGCCCAGTCCCGGACGGGCGCGAGTGTTGCGGCCCAGCAGACGGTCATCGTCGATCAGATTAATCTGGGCCTGCACGGCATGCTCTTTGGCGCTATCTTCCTGGGCGTACTAGTACTCCTGTTTCATGGGGTGACGACACGGGAGCCGATGTTCTCTGTGGATATCGACCCGCTCGCGCTGTGCTTTTTCAGCATTCTCGGACTCTCGATGGTTGTCAGCGGGTACCTCGGTATCGACAGAGCACTCGATATCAGCCTCATCGTCCTCGCCCCTGTAGCTGTACTCGGGGTTCGCTATACCCTCGATAGTGTCGGGTCACGGCTCTCGATGCCTGGGCTCCCCTCTCACACGCACAAAATAGCTATCGTGTTCGTGATGCTGTTTTTCTTGTTTTCATCAGGGCTGGCGTACGAGGCAGCCGGAGACCCGGCCTCGAGCGCCATAAATCTCCACGAGAACCCCAATTCGGTCGTCTACACCGACGAAGAGTATCGGGCTGCACAGTGGGTTGTCGACAACAGGAACAACTCGACGATCTATACGGGGACCTTCGGGAGTACTGCGTTCCATCGAGTTAGCGGGGCGTCGCTGCCGTATCTCCAGCACTATAAGAACTTTAGCGGCCAGGTCGAGATTCCGTGGAACGAGAGCGGCTATATCTTCGTCCGTAAGGCCGCCATCGTACCGCAGACTTCTGAGCCCGTACCGCGCTACGAGCTGGGTTCAGAGGAGTACCAGTATCTGCGAGAACGGTCCGTTCCGGCGTATGAGAACTCGGCAGTCATCATCCTTCGAATCCCGGCGGGGAACACCGAACGCGTATCGAACACCTCACGGGCCCGGGTGACACCCACCGATGGCGCAACCTCGACTGAACCATCGTGAATATGTGGCTCTCAGCAACGCCGCTGTCCCGATACTGGTCGAACGGCTCGTAATCGCCGTTAGTGTCGCTGGCTGGTGAGTCAGCTCGGGTGACAAGGGGTGCTCATCCTCGAATGCTGTATTTTTATCTCG is a window encoding:
- a CDS encoding glycosyltransferase family 4 protein, whose protein sequence is MNVLQVTAGNRAYPPDTGGYQRTHGLMLSFTESDDFVHRYCCSGILATYHEEGELLEEEVELTPALVEKRHYSILHDIPKIVGHLGCPVFAWPATLKSWVGDRIVEQVNEADVVMADSPHIAVFLAENTSTPTVYSSHNIEYERYLSTNDGWLSKSFGNRYRRVEEAAARKSDLVVCTTERDCDQFSKDASATAVIPNGIAGERITGTTTPAPRAKYDIPDDGVVATFLGSDYGPNVEAADWLAENWSKLDEEYHLLILGDSGDSIETEQENVHTTGYVEDLQAALAMADIALNPIFSGGGSNVKLLDYFAAELPVVSTPFGSRGFELEAGEDLLLAEKADFFGAIDRLGSDESLRRRLGTNGQRSAAENYTWESLSAQLRATFAETLTMQS
- a CDS encoding DUF2206 domain-containing protein, whose translation is MALPEGGEAKTIYFEADINQKVLAQLSKVSRPRTVLYYSFGVIALATIGSLSDVPIGAPLVALCVLATGSFLLEHMDLSPVERLILVPAVGISLLAASSLLIPLLSGLGLLAAPIHQPLVVATAVSLPTIAAIMYWASQPNPTVPTVDISSRLLIPSLPVLLGGGGALIQQQYGLVSQNFVVMGLLVVCGPLLVYWAQTDFETAVALFGLATGVLLSHTLVTGYAVGIDVQMSLNTIDYVTDVGSWSVQDVFFKRGASAVGLSELVGYIGSERAHTGLPVIVGIPILFETVGNVAPDAVFDIVYVAVFGLTPAAVFRIGRQRLSRKEAFAAGVLVIAYYRFFHTSPAKQHMAQFFMAALLVGWVANIRSSHRNAIAAIVAIGIVFSHYTVTFLFLGFIILTYVLKKWYAEPDSLSAVSALFVSYFYAVVIIWYGIFTGGKKPLAALSAILASIESVLTSGSAQSRTGASVAAQQTVIVDQINLGLHGMLFGAIFLGVLVLLFHGVTTREPMFSVDIDPLALCFFSILGLSMVVSGYLGIDRALDISLIVLAPVAVLGVRYTLDSVGSRLSMPGLPSHTHKIAIVFVMLFFLFSSGLAYEAAGDPASSAINLHENPNSVVYTDEEYRAAQWVVDNRNNSTIYTGTFGSTAFHRVSGASLPYLQHYKNFSGQVEIPWNESGYIFVRKAAIVPQTSEPVPRYELGSEEYQYLRERSVPAYENSAVIILRIPAGNTERVSNTSRARVTPTDGATSTEPS